TAATCGACAAAGAGTTCTTAATGATCATCGAATTAGAATTAGAGGTCATGCTTTCTATGATTATACATAATTTATCTCTCGATTCCTCAATTTTGCCCTGGCAACGAGTGCTTTCATTAGAAATATTCAATGAAATTTCACAAAACCCTACAATGCTGAATGATCTGTATGATATCTATGACAAGTATGAGGATAAAAAACCAATATTACACAACTTTTTGACTCAGTCTTATCATATCCTCCTCTCAGATGATTTTAAGGACTACATTGGCTATTCTAGTGTAATCgagaaaattgaaatgcCATTGATAAGTaataattcttttcaaaCCAAAAACCAGTATATGCAAATGTTAGACAAAAATACTGCACCAAATGTCAATATAACCTATATTATATGGCTGATTGTGAATTGCACTAACTGTTGGTCAGAGAAATTAAGTTCACAAGCTGTGGCACTAACCgagattgaaaataaatctCTAAGGAACACTACGAAAGACCAACTACATGTTACACTAAATGgattatttgaaaatctATTCAACATACATACTTTACTTTTGCAGTCTTCCACAATTGATACAACTATCTTTCATAATATAGTACGTGCATTCCAAAAATTAACCCATTGCGCTGGTATGCTCGGAGAGGTCTCAAAAGTTGATAGATGTCTAGACTATTTCAGAAAAGCTATCATTACCGTGGAACATGCAAGCAATACAGAAAAAGATTTAAAGGTAAACGCACCTTCACATATAAGAAAGTCATCCGGCTCTGCAATGTTAAGCACACTGAGTGAATCAATTGTTGGTCCAGATTTGAATAAGGATatccaaaaagaaaacgaCAATATCCAACTTTACCCACAGAGCATAAACAGCAAACAGGTAAGTCTATTTAGAGCTTTAACCTCCTTAGCCATATCATTGGGACCAAACTTCAGTGCTAAGAGctggtattttctttttactGCATGGAACTGggtttattattttatatatggaCCTTCcaatgatattttgaacAGTCTAAACATTGATGAGGAATTCATATCTCACGACCTATCACGAAATGATCTTGCATCTATTGAAAATACGATACATTCTTTCCATGATGCCACTAAGTCTTACCCACTTCAAACATTGATAATTATGCTAACCGAACTAGAAAAGTTATCCGATTTAACTCTTAATCTAAATCCTAAAGATCAAGTAGGGTATCAACCATTTTTTAATAACTCTGAATTTTCGGTGGCTATTTATAATCCAAGTTTTTTCATTTCCGAGATAGCAGAGTTAACATCATCCAATATGTCACGCATACTTGCTAGCACCAAGACGAGCTCATACTGGGATAAATTCATAGATTACATGGTATCTCAAATGGCTGATAGGAAGAGAACTTTTGCGTTGAGATTATACTGTAGCCATGTTATTGCCAGCGTATACAAAACATGCacaaatgaaatatatgAGATTGAAGATACTAATCTAAGAAAAACTTGCTTCACCAAATATGAACAGATTTTTACATCTTCATTGAATAGAATTATGGCATCCATAGAAGTGTTAGAGGTGAACAAATTAAACATTCTGaatgaaaatttgaatACCGAAGGTGATATCATTTTTCAGGTATTAAACACATTAAAAGAACAACTAAATGAATTTGGCGACATGATATCAGATTCATGGGTTACTGTTTTTAGTATAATCAATAGTCCATTTAGATGGATTGATTCAAATATCAGTACACTACTACAAGATGATTCCGACGATTTATCACTCATAGACGGTATCATAATGAAACAGAAGAATATGATACAAGTTTCATTTGATGTTTTTAAGCTAATTACTGATGACTTTTTGAAGAACCTACATCTTAATGTCATACCCGATGTAATTGATACTATCGTCGCATTCGTTaatcaagaaaagataCTGAATGTATCTTTCTCATCAATAAGTCAATTTTGGCTAGTAGGAGATTATTTAAGATCTAACTATTCTGCAGACATAGAAAAGTTCAGAACTGAGTGTGATGATTATTTCACACATCCATCCGAAAACAATGCAGAGTTTATAAGGGCCATAAAATCTCCAGAATCAACCATCTCTCAAAAGTACTATGGTATTTGGCTATACTTATTAAaaaatctattattttgCTCATTAGATAAGCGAAATGAAGTTAGTGTTGGAGCTATCCAAACATTCTTCAGGATTATTGATTCCCACTCCTCTACCTTTCCTTCCTGGCAGGCCATATTCAATAATGTTCTCTATCCATTTTTGAACACTGAACGTTCTGACGAACAACTACAAACAAACCTAGATTGTTTGAATGTTACCCTAAAGGGCCTCGTACAACTCTTCTCGCAAAAGTTTTCAGATTTTGACGagtataataaaaatgctGCCGAGTGGTCTGCTCTTTTACAGCTCTTTATAAAGTTATTACAATGCCCATCCACAGGTGTAAGATACGTtactatcaaaaattaCGGTACCATTGTGACAGAATTATGTACTAAAGAGAACATTCCGACTAATTTGCTAGACTTATGTGCAACAATTTGGACAGATTATAACATTGGCTATAGTGACTTCGGTAATTCTTCACAACTGAGTGAGAAGACAGATTATGATTGTATTTCTGAGCTTCTGTTATCATTTCCCTCATTGTGTACTATGATCGACAGTGTCaaagatgataataatgTATTTTATGAGAAAAGTATGAGCTTGTTGCTGTCTGCTGTTAaatttcctcttcttccagAGCATTCTAGGGATCAAGCAAAACCGTCGACATTGCAGAATGCAGTATTAGAGGGCATGTCCTTGATATACACAAAGCTTAACAAGaacaatatatttgtttACTTTGTTCATCTTTCAATGATATCTACCTTATTATTTGATACCAGAGATaaaattgagaaaaaaTTAGCACCAAAGTTACACGAGAATGCCATTAGTAGAATACCTACCTTCGAAGCACTTTCTTATAAATCGCTTCAAATGTTAGAGAAACAATTATCGGAATTGAAATCTGCTGAACAACCAAGAAATAAGTATGTCCTAAAgataataagaaatttgaGAGAAATAATAGTTTCTAAAAGCTTAATCGATCTTTCGACTGATGGATCAAGACCACTTTGGGTTTTAGCTTCCTCATGTTATAGGAGTTTTTTAGCATGCATTGATAATGTTAGCGATTGCTTTGCAAATGATAGCGAAGGTCAACAAGAGTTTATTGAGATATTCATGTCCATATTCTTGACACCattaagaagaagagacaCAAAAGTAGATTCAATGACTGAGAAATCTGACTTATCAGAATTCGACCAATACTCTCAgttattcaaaaacaaatcaCTGATGCCTTTATTCACTTCTGACCACTATGATCTCTTGGTCAGAAACATTTGGGATGCATCACTCATAtatgaatttgatgatattcaAAAGGCCATCTTACAGGACTCAGGTGGTCCTAAAAACTGTGAAAAAATTCTGAGTCACTTAAATGACTTAGAGGTCTTTGGTTTAACACGAACACAAGACACACTGAGTAAGGTCTCATGTTCTAAAAGATGTCTCCAGGAGCTAATATCATTTGCTCTGCTTGATGATAAAGATATGAGTGAGCTAAAATACTTGACGTTCCCTTATATTGTGTCAAGGATCTCACTACTTCTAGGGAAGTATATATCTGACGAATTCTTGAGTGGGAGCGCACCAATACCAAAGCTGAGAGGGGAGGAgatgaatattttattgaatGGATTATTAAAATTGCTTGATAATCTTCTGCGTTCTAAAGTCCCCATTTCAAAAGAGGTCGAATCTTTGGCTCACTTGTACCCACTTGTACTAAGAACAATCCCAGTATCGCATAAACTAACCGGACTTCAAAACACAGTGCTTGAATTATCCCTGAGTTTTACGAAGTTAATATCTGCCAGTTCACACCAACcttgaataaaaattacTATAGCATATCTAGTCTAGTTTCGTCAAAGGGAAATTAAAACTTCATTTGTAACTGATAACTTGTATCATTGTTATACTGTAGAactataaaaatataattaatataaCGGTATCTTAGTTACAAATTAAATGCCATACTATTTAACCAAATGCAATTTAATCATGATTACTTCCAACATGCTTACTTCTTGTTCTCCAAAAGTGATGTTAAGTCCTCAGGCTCACATGCtatattgaagaaactgtGGTGCAACAATTCCTCTGTCGAAGCCCTATACTTTACATCAACACAAAGACAGACACTTAAAAATCTTTTAATCTCAAGTGATAAGGACTGGGGGTGCTTCAATTTTGGTGTACCATTCGTTGCAATTAAGTAAAGAGCTTTTAGAGGATCTTCATTTAAGTAAGGTGGTTCTCCTTCCAGCATCTCAATTGCCATAATACCTAAAGACCAAACATCCACCTTAGCATCATACTCTTTCTGCTTGACAACTTCGGGAGCCATCCAATAAGGAGTTCCAACCATTGTTGCTCTTTTGCTTCTTTGATCGGTAAGCTTTGCACAGAACCCAAAATCAGTAATCTTCACACGAGCTTTGGTGTCCAGTAAAACGTTGTCTGATTTGATGTCTCtatgaataatatttttatcatgCAAAAATTTCAGACCTTTACACGTTTCTCTTACAATATATGCAATCTGAGGTTCAGATAATGGAGAATAAGCGCTGCCATTTGTTGGACTGTTTTCGATTATATCTGTTAATGAGCCACCCTCCATGTATTCCATAACAACCCATAAGTCATCTTCAGTTTTTAGATATGCTTCCAAGAAGTTAACAATATTTTCGTGACGAGAATCATTCATTACCATAATTTCATTCACTATTAATTCTTTTCTGGGTTGCTTGGATAATACCATCTGTTTTATTGCAA
This is a stretch of genomic DNA from Nakaseomyces glabratus chromosome M, complete sequence. It encodes these proteins:
- the MON2 gene encoding Mon2p (CAGL0M03707g~Ortholog(s) have guanyl-nucleotide exchange factor activity and role in Golgi to endosome transport, endocytosis, protein targeting to vacuole), translated to MRRVRNCDVFCVYIDLETSGQSTNGIENMMSRAGASFAVFNKQLDADLHALVAEARRRNSEVKEASHKSIEILKTIKTINDLENHPDFVVPFALACKTKNAKMTTIAMQCLQNMASTRCIPEKRMDMILDAFIEATQLAMDIQLKVLQLVPIFFKTYSSYLKGGLCKKLLYCCTSLLRVPNKAPIVAGTASATLQQLMDEIFDRLSDKTLESNNDEDEDFEVLVNNNDFIKVNAFRYDANLVFSNLCSIVDTKSTEKTDNSLLDITDISTDLALEILESILQNGKQFLIEYEDLQFVLRIKTIPLLLRCMSNSKQFSTVLRCFRCIRLLIDKEFLMIIELELEVMLSMIIHNLSLDSSILPWQRVLSLEIFNEISQNPTMLNDLYDIYDKYEDKKPILHNFLTQSYHILLSDDFKDYIGYSSVIEKIEMPLISNNSFQTKNQYMQMLDKNTAPNVNITYIIWLIVNCTNCWSEKLSSQAVALTEIENKSLRNTTKDQLHVTLNGLFENLFNIHTLLLQSSTIDTTIFHNIVRAFQKLTHCAGMLGEVSKVDRCLDYFRKAIITVEHASNTEKDLKVNAPSHIRKSSGSAMLSTLSESIVGPDLNKDIQKENDNIQLYPQSINSKQVSLFRALTSLAISLGPNFSAKSWYFLFTAWNWVYYFIYGPSNDILNSLNIDEEFISHDLSRNDLASIENTIHSFHDATKSYPLQTLIIMLTELEKLSDLTLNLNPKDQVGYQPFFNNSEFSVAIYNPSFFISEIAELTSSNMSRILASTKTSSYWDKFIDYMVSQMADRKRTFALRLYCSHVIASVYKTCTNEIYEIEDTNLRKTCFTKYEQIFTSSLNRIMASIEVLEVNKLNILNENLNTEGDIIFQVLNTLKEQLNEFGDMISDSWVTVFSIINSPFRWIDSNISTLLQDDSDDLSLIDGIIMKQKNMIQVSFDVFKLITDDFLKNLHLNVIPDVIDTIVAFVNQEKILNVSFSSISQFWLVGDYLRSNYSADIEKFRTECDDYFTHPSENNAEFIRAIKSPESTISQKYYGIWLYLLKNLLFCSLDKRNEVSVGAIQTFFRIIDSHSSTFPSWQAIFNNVLYPFLNTERSDEQLQTNLDCLNVTLKGLVQLFSQKFSDFDEYNKNAAEWSALLQLFIKLLQCPSTGVRYVTIKNYGTIVTELCTKENIPTNLLDLCATIWTDYNIGYSDFGNSSQLSEKTDYDCISELLLSFPSLCTMIDSVKDDNNVFYEKSMSLLLSAVKFPLLPEHSRDQAKPSTLQNAVLEGMSLIYTKLNKNNIFVYFVHLSMISTLLFDTRDKIEKKLAPKLHENAISRIPTFEALSYKSLQMLEKQLSELKSAEQPRNKYVLKIIRNLREIIVSKSLIDLSTDGSRPLWVLASSCYRSFLACIDNVSDCFANDSEGQQEFIEIFMSIFLTPLRRRDTKVDSMTEKSDLSEFDQYSQLFKNKSLMPLFTSDHYDLLVRNIWDASLIYEFDDIQKAILQDSGGPKNCEKILSHLNDLEVFGLTRTQDTLSKVSCSKRCLQELISFALLDDKDMSELKYLTFPYIVSRISLLLGKYISDEFLSGSAPIPKLRGEEMNILLNGLLKLLDNLLRSKVPISKEVESLAHLYPLVLRTIPVSHKLTGLQNTVLELSLSFTKLISASSHQP